Proteins from a genomic interval of Lysobacter stagni:
- the hisH gene encoding imidazole glycerol phosphate synthase subunit HisH: MADVVLIDWGGGNIGSVRYALDRIGARAVLSANADTIANAPRVILPGVGAAPPAMARLHGLDLVDTLRNLQAPLLGICLGMQLLYESSDEGDVECLGLLRGRVSKLASAPGLRVPHMGWNRLSPVVDSPLLAGIDAGAWAYFVHGFVAPQTEDTLASTDHGMRFTAVAARGRCFGAQFHPERSAAIGQRLLTNFLAMEAA; the protein is encoded by the coding sequence GTGGCCGACGTCGTTCTCATCGACTGGGGCGGTGGAAACATCGGCTCCGTACGCTACGCGCTGGACCGCATCGGCGCGCGCGCGGTGCTCAGCGCGAACGCCGACACCATCGCCAACGCACCGCGCGTGATCCTGCCGGGCGTGGGCGCGGCGCCGCCAGCGATGGCGCGCCTGCACGGGCTGGACCTGGTGGACACCCTGCGCAACCTCCAGGCGCCGCTGCTCGGCATCTGCCTGGGCATGCAGTTGCTGTACGAGTCCAGCGACGAAGGCGATGTGGAATGCCTGGGCCTGCTGCGCGGTCGCGTGTCGAAGCTTGCATCGGCGCCGGGGCTGCGCGTGCCGCACATGGGATGGAATCGCCTGAGCCCGGTGGTCGATTCGCCGCTGCTGGCAGGCATCGATGCCGGGGCGTGGGCGTACTTCGTGCACGGATTCGTCGCCCCGCAGACCGAAGACACCCTGGCCAGCACGGACCACGGTATGCGATTCACCGCCGTGGCGGCGCGCGGGCGCTGCTTCGGTGCGCAGTTCCACCCGGAGCGTTCGGCTGCGATCGGCCAGCGCCTGCTCACCAATTTCCTGGCGATGGAGGCCGCATGA
- a CDS encoding HAL/PAL/TAL family ammonia-lyase has protein sequence MKPIRLDGRSLTRAQLVDVAYGAHVQLDGDQLPAVARAAEFLADQVRREEPIYGVSTGFGSNADRLLGNHHLRDELPGAVRSGQTLHEELQRNLIVTHAVCVGEPFAQEVVRAMLCIRINTLMRGHSGIRVETLQALTAMLNAGIVPVVPQLGSVGASGDLAPLSHLAIVLLGGGEAFHQGERMPGAEALRRAGLAPVTLSYKEGLALNNGTAQMLACGVLALDRLEDLLDTADLAAAMTIDAFAGRLGAFAEEVHALRPHPGQVHSAANLRILLEGSTLADIPYHLVPRFRAWQPGSWDTPEAQALRFDIGWDWVPMSQRHGREKFYLRFRPFRGGKKHQPQDSYSLRCIPQVHGAVRDAVAQAARVLDIELNALTDNPIVFPDARKAHVEEQVISAGHFHGMPLALAMSYVKAAIPVLASISERRLNKLVDPATNDGLPAFLIGNEDSTESGHMIVQYTAAAIVNDLASRAHPASVYSIPTSANAEDHVSMGANEARHVLAMADDLGKVIALELYTAAQALDLRRDMINAARDLAERSDAHALASKVQGGPQPGTLEYDAFLDEVEGLRSELASAAEFQPGRAVAAAHAAIRESIPFLDRDRALDGEVAMAVRLVREGTILGAARR, from the coding sequence ATGAAACCGATCCGACTCGATGGCCGCTCGCTGACGCGCGCGCAACTGGTGGACGTGGCCTATGGCGCGCACGTCCAACTGGACGGCGACCAGCTGCCTGCCGTGGCCCGTGCGGCCGAATTCCTCGCCGACCAGGTCCGCCGCGAGGAGCCGATCTACGGCGTCTCGACCGGCTTCGGCAGCAATGCCGACCGCCTGCTGGGCAACCACCACCTGCGCGACGAACTGCCGGGTGCGGTGCGCTCCGGGCAGACGCTGCACGAGGAACTGCAGCGCAATCTCATCGTGACCCATGCGGTCTGCGTGGGCGAGCCCTTCGCCCAGGAAGTGGTGCGCGCGATGCTGTGCATCCGCATCAACACGCTGATGCGCGGACATTCGGGCATTCGCGTGGAGACGCTGCAGGCGCTCACCGCGATGCTCAACGCCGGCATCGTGCCGGTGGTGCCGCAGCTGGGTTCGGTCGGTGCGTCGGGTGACCTCGCGCCGTTGTCGCACCTGGCCATCGTGCTGCTTGGCGGCGGTGAGGCGTTCCACCAGGGCGAGCGGATGCCGGGCGCCGAAGCGCTGCGTCGCGCCGGCCTGGCGCCGGTCACGCTGTCGTACAAGGAAGGCCTGGCGCTCAACAACGGCACCGCACAGATGCTGGCGTGCGGCGTGCTCGCGCTGGATCGCCTGGAGGACCTGCTGGACACCGCGGACCTTGCCGCCGCGATGACCATCGACGCCTTCGCCGGCCGCCTGGGCGCGTTCGCCGAGGAAGTGCACGCGCTGCGCCCGCATCCGGGCCAGGTGCACAGCGCCGCCAACCTGCGCATCCTGCTGGAAGGGTCGACGCTGGCCGATATTCCGTACCATCTCGTGCCGCGCTTCCGCGCATGGCAGCCGGGCAGCTGGGATACCCCCGAGGCGCAGGCACTGCGCTTCGACATCGGCTGGGATTGGGTGCCGATGTCGCAGCGTCATGGTCGCGAGAAGTTCTATCTGCGTTTCCGTCCGTTCCGCGGCGGCAAGAAGCACCAGCCGCAGGACAGTTACTCGCTGCGCTGCATTCCGCAGGTGCATGGCGCCGTGCGCGATGCCGTCGCGCAGGCCGCACGCGTGCTGGATATCGAACTCAACGCGCTTACCGACAATCCCATCGTGTTCCCCGATGCGCGCAAGGCGCACGTCGAGGAGCAGGTGATCTCCGCCGGCCACTTCCACGGCATGCCGCTGGCGCTGGCGATGAGCTACGTGAAGGCGGCCATCCCGGTGCTGGCGAGCATCTCCGAACGCCGCCTCAACAAGCTGGTCGATCCGGCCACGAACGATGGCCTGCCTGCGTTCCTGATCGGCAACGAGGATTCCACCGAGTCGGGCCACATGATCGTGCAGTACACCGCCGCGGCCATCGTCAACGACCTGGCCAGTCGCGCGCATCCGGCTTCGGTGTATTCCATTCCGACCAGCGCCAACGCGGAAGACCACGTCTCGATGGGCGCGAACGAAGCGCGTCACGTGCTGGCGATGGCGGACGATCTGGGCAAGGTGATCGCGCTGGAGCTGTACACCGCCGCGCAGGCGCTGGACCTGCGACGCGACATGATCAACGCCGCGCGCGATCTGGCCGAACGAAGCGATGCGCACGCGCTCGCTTCGAAGGTGCAGGGCGGCCCGCAACCGGGCACGCTGGAATACGACGCCTTCCTCGATGAAGTCGAGGGCCTGCGCAGCGAGCTGGCGTCGGCGGCCGAGTTCCAGCCGGGTCGTGCGGTGGCCGCTGCGCACGCGGCGATCCGCGAATCCATTCCGTTCCTCGACCGCGATCGTGCGCTCGACGGCGAGGTCGCCATGGCGGTGCGCCTGGTGCGCGAAGGCACCATCCTGGGCGCCGCACGGCGGTGA
- the hisD gene encoding histidinol dehydrogenase gives MRRVDWGALDAAAQARLLRRPAQIASSTTSAAVAAIIAEVRENGDAALRAFGARFDGVDIEDFRVCEDEFRNAVEQLPRTLRDAIDEAAERIAEFHRAGMLAPYHVDTAPGVRCERVLRPIRRVGLYVPAGSAPLPSTALMLGVPARLAGCTDVVLCTPPRRDGSADPAVLYAASRCGITQVFKAGGAQAIAAMAYGTERMPRCDKLFGPGNAYVTEAKRQVAMDSEGAAIDMPAGPSEVLVIADGGANPAFVAADLLSQAEHGPDSQVILLSDDDALLDAVAGELALQLEALPRADIARKALQASSAIRVASLEQAMHISNRYAPEHLILALRDARAWLPGVQAAGSVFLGDWAPEALGDYCSGTNHVLPTSGAARFSGGLNVSSFQVAITVQEVQPRGIQAIGPCAVELARAEGLDAHLQAVALRLKAVVA, from the coding sequence ATGCGCCGTGTCGACTGGGGCGCGCTCGATGCCGCAGCGCAGGCACGTCTGCTGCGCCGCCCCGCGCAGATCGCATCCAGCACCACGTCCGCCGCGGTCGCCGCGATCATCGCGGAAGTGCGCGAAAACGGCGACGCCGCATTGCGCGCGTTCGGCGCGCGTTTCGACGGCGTCGACATCGAGGACTTCCGCGTCTGCGAAGACGAGTTCCGCAACGCCGTCGAGCAACTGCCCCGCACACTGCGCGACGCCATCGACGAAGCCGCCGAACGCATCGCCGAATTCCACCGCGCAGGCATGCTCGCGCCGTATCACGTGGATACCGCGCCCGGTGTGCGTTGCGAACGCGTGCTGCGCCCGATCCGGCGCGTGGGTCTGTATGTGCCTGCCGGGTCGGCACCACTGCCTTCCACGGCATTGATGCTGGGTGTTCCAGCGCGACTGGCCGGTTGTACCGACGTCGTGTTGTGCACGCCGCCGCGCCGCGACGGCAGTGCCGATCCCGCGGTGCTGTATGCCGCCTCGCGCTGTGGCATCACGCAGGTGTTCAAGGCTGGCGGCGCGCAGGCGATCGCCGCCATGGCGTATGGCACCGAACGCATGCCGCGTTGCGACAAGTTGTTTGGCCCGGGCAACGCCTACGTGACCGAAGCCAAACGGCAGGTCGCGATGGACAGCGAGGGCGCCGCCATCGACATGCCCGCGGGCCCGTCCGAAGTGCTGGTCATCGCCGATGGTGGTGCCAACCCGGCTTTCGTCGCGGCGGACCTGCTCTCGCAGGCCGAACACGGCCCGGACTCGCAGGTGATCCTGCTCAGCGACGACGACGCGCTGCTCGATGCCGTGGCCGGTGAACTCGCGCTGCAGCTGGAAGCATTGCCGCGTGCGGACATCGCGCGCAAGGCGCTGCAGGCGTCCAGCGCGATCCGCGTGGCCTCGCTGGAGCAGGCGATGCACATCAGCAACCGCTACGCGCCCGAACATCTGATCCTGGCGTTGCGCGATGCACGCGCGTGGCTGCCGGGCGTGCAGGCCGCCGGCTCGGTGTTCCTCGGCGACTGGGCGCCGGAAGCATTGGGCGACTACTGCAGCGGCACCAATCATGTGTTGCCCACCAGCGGCGCGGCGCGCTTCAGCGGCGGGCTCAATGTGTCCAGCTTCCAGGTCGCGATCACCGTGCAGGAAGTGCAGCCGCGCGGCATCCAGGCCATCGGCCCCTGCGCAGTCGAACTCGCGCGCGCCGAAGGGCTGGACGCGCATCTTCAGGCGGTGGCGCTACGGCTGAAGGCGGTGGTCGCATGA
- the hisS gene encoding histidine--tRNA ligase, translating into MIKPRTPPGVMELLPPDQIAFQRMLDTIRRNFERFGFLPVETPVMELSEVLLTKSGGETERQVYFVQSTGALEKSGEGMPELALRFDLTVPLARYVAEHEHELAFPFRRYQMQRVYRGERAQRGRFREFYQCDIDVIGKDALSVRFDAELPAVIHAVFSELDIGAFTIQLNNRKLMRGFFEAQGVADGELQALVLREVDKLDKRGEDYVRETLTGEGFNLPAEGVEKILDFVKVRSTSHADAMAKLDALGEGSQSLREGVAELREVLELVRALGVPEANYALNFSIARGLDYYTGTVYETTLNDYPQIGSICSGGRYENLASHYTKSKLPGVGISIGLTRLFWQLREAGLLGKATGSTVQAMVALMDGESLPDALDIARRLRSAGINTEMQMEARKIGKQFQYASRAGIRFVVLTGEDERARGVVAVKDLLREEQFEVARDELASTLRVELEQAQALAGR; encoded by the coding sequence TTGATCAAGCCGCGCACCCCGCCCGGGGTCATGGAGCTGTTGCCTCCTGACCAGATCGCCTTCCAGCGCATGCTGGACACGATCCGCCGCAATTTCGAACGCTTCGGCTTCCTGCCGGTGGAAACGCCGGTGATGGAGCTGTCGGAAGTGCTGCTGACCAAATCGGGCGGCGAAACCGAGCGGCAGGTCTATTTCGTTCAGTCCACCGGCGCGCTGGAGAAATCCGGCGAGGGCATGCCGGAGCTGGCGCTGCGCTTCGACCTCACCGTGCCGCTGGCGCGTTACGTGGCCGAACACGAGCACGAACTCGCGTTCCCGTTCCGTCGCTACCAGATGCAGCGCGTGTACCGCGGCGAGCGCGCCCAGCGCGGCCGCTTCCGCGAGTTCTACCAGTGCGACATCGACGTGATCGGCAAGGACGCGCTGAGCGTGCGCTTCGATGCCGAACTGCCGGCGGTGATCCACGCGGTCTTCTCCGAGCTCGACATCGGCGCGTTCACCATCCAGCTCAACAACCGCAAGCTCATGCGCGGCTTCTTCGAAGCGCAGGGCGTGGCCGATGGAGAGCTGCAGGCGCTGGTGCTGCGCGAGGTCGACAAGCTCGACAAGCGCGGCGAGGACTACGTGCGCGAGACGCTGACCGGCGAAGGCTTCAACCTGCCGGCCGAGGGCGTGGAGAAGATCCTCGACTTCGTGAAGGTGCGCTCGACCTCGCACGCCGACGCGATGGCGAAGCTGGACGCGCTGGGCGAGGGCAGCCAGTCGCTGCGCGAAGGCGTCGCCGAACTGCGCGAGGTGCTGGAACTGGTGCGCGCCCTGGGCGTGCCGGAGGCGAACTACGCGCTCAACTTCTCCATCGCGCGCGGGCTGGACTACTACACCGGCACCGTCTACGAGACCACGCTCAACGACTACCCGCAGATCGGTTCGATCTGCTCGGGCGGCCGCTACGAGAACCTGGCCAGCCACTACACCAAGTCGAAGCTGCCCGGCGTGGGCATCTCGATCGGCCTGACGCGCCTGTTCTGGCAGCTGCGCGAGGCCGGCCTGCTGGGCAAGGCCACCGGCAGCACCGTGCAGGCGATGGTCGCGCTGATGGATGGCGAATCGCTGCCCGACGCGCTGGACATCGCACGCCGCCTGCGCTCGGCCGGCATCAACACCGAAATGCAGATGGAAGCGCGCAAGATCGGCAAGCAGTTCCAGTACGCCTCGCGCGCCGGCATCCGGTTCGTGGTGCTGACCGGCGAGGACGAACGTGCGCGCGGCGTGGTGGCGGTCAAGGACCTGCTGCGGGAAGAACAGTTCGAAGTCGCGCGCGACGAGCTGGCCAGCACGCTGCGTGTAGAACTCGAACAGGCGCAGGCGCTCGCGGGCCGCTGA
- the hisA gene encoding 1-(5-phosphoribosyl)-5-[(5-phosphoribosylamino)methylideneamino]imidazole-4-carboxamide isomerase has protein sequence MNDFELYPAIDVRGGQVVRLHQGDYARETRYSPTPIELAIRYAEQGAQWLHLVDLDAARSGGYTLAALLAAIGDKTGLRVQTGGGVRGEADVEAILAAGASRVVVGSLSVRDPERVLGWIARFGADRITVALDARRDAQGVWRLPVSGWTQDSGATLETLVARFADGGLRHLLCTDIDRDGTLTGPNLELYRDLVALAPGLEVQASGGVRSVDDILDARAAGCGGAVLGKALLDGAFAFPDALSTVRAC, from the coding sequence ATGAACGATTTCGAACTCTACCCGGCCATCGACGTGCGCGGCGGACAGGTGGTCCGCCTGCATCAGGGCGACTACGCACGCGAGACGCGCTATTCGCCGACGCCCATCGAGCTTGCCATCCGCTATGCGGAGCAGGGAGCGCAGTGGCTGCATCTGGTCGATCTGGACGCCGCCCGCTCAGGGGGCTACACGCTCGCCGCGTTGCTGGCCGCAATCGGTGACAAGACCGGGCTGCGAGTGCAGACCGGCGGCGGTGTGCGCGGCGAAGCCGATGTGGAAGCCATCCTTGCTGCGGGCGCTTCGCGCGTGGTGGTTGGTTCGCTGTCGGTGCGCGATCCCGAGCGCGTGCTTGGCTGGATCGCACGTTTCGGCGCGGACCGCATCACCGTCGCGCTCGACGCGCGGCGCGATGCGCAGGGGGTCTGGCGGCTGCCGGTATCCGGCTGGACGCAGGACAGCGGCGCGACGCTGGAAACGCTCGTCGCGCGGTTTGCCGACGGTGGATTGCGTCACCTGTTGTGCACCGACATCGACCGCGACGGCACGCTCACGGGGCCGAACCTGGAGCTGTATCGCGATCTAGTGGCACTGGCGCCCGGCCTGGAGGTGCAGGCATCCGGTGGAGTGCGCAGCGTCGACGACATCCTCGACGCGCGTGCCGCTGGCTGCGGCGGGGCCGTGCTCGGCAAGGCGTTGCTCGACGGCGCATTCGCATTCCCTGATGCGCTGAGCACGGTGCGCGCATGCTGA
- the hisB gene encoding bifunctional histidinol-phosphatase/imidazoleglycerol-phosphate dehydratase HisB — protein MSATPILFVDRDGTLIEEPSDFQIDRFDKLRFVAGVIPAMLRLRDAGYQFVMVTNQDGLGTDSFPQADFDGPHRLMMQVFESQGIAFRDVLIDASLPADNAPTRKPGVGLALPLMRDRSIDWSRSAMVGDRETDNAFARNLGIRAFQLRTEQFGGEWDWSGIAHALADAPRVAKVTRNTRETRIEVAIDLDRATDPRVATGLGFFDHMLEQIGKHGGFALELRCEGDLHIDEHHTVEDSALALGQALREALGNKRGIGRYGFTLPMDESLASAALDFSGRPYLVFDGGFTRERVGDLPTELVPHFFRSLCESAGLNLNLRVQGENDHHKVEACFKAVARALRQAVKREGSDLPSTKGTL, from the coding sequence ATGAGCGCCACGCCCATCCTGTTCGTCGACCGCGACGGCACGCTCATCGAGGAGCCGTCCGACTTCCAGATCGACCGCTTCGACAAGCTGCGCTTCGTGGCGGGCGTGATCCCGGCAATGCTGCGTCTGCGCGATGCGGGCTACCAGTTCGTCATGGTGACCAACCAGGACGGCCTGGGTACCGATTCCTTTCCGCAAGCCGACTTCGATGGCCCGCACCGATTGATGATGCAGGTGTTCGAAAGCCAGGGCATCGCGTTCCGGGATGTGCTCATCGACGCCAGCCTGCCGGCCGACAACGCGCCCACGCGCAAGCCGGGTGTCGGATTGGCGTTGCCGTTGATGCGCGATCGCAGCATCGACTGGTCGCGCTCGGCCATGGTGGGCGACCGCGAGACCGACAATGCCTTCGCGCGCAATCTGGGCATCCGCGCGTTCCAGTTGCGTACCGAGCAGTTCGGCGGCGAGTGGGACTGGAGCGGCATCGCGCATGCGCTGGCCGACGCGCCGCGTGTCGCGAAGGTCACCCGCAACACACGCGAAACGCGCATCGAGGTCGCCATCGACCTCGATCGCGCCACTGACCCGCGAGTGGCCACGGGGCTGGGCTTCTTCGACCATATGCTGGAGCAGATCGGCAAGCACGGTGGTTTCGCACTGGAGCTTCGTTGCGAAGGCGACCTGCACATCGACGAGCACCACACGGTGGAAGACAGCGCGCTGGCCCTGGGTCAGGCGCTGCGCGAGGCGCTGGGCAACAAGCGTGGCATCGGGCGCTATGGGTTCACCTTGCCGATGGACGAATCGCTGGCGAGTGCGGCCCTGGATTTCTCCGGGCGGCCGTACCTGGTGTTCGATGGTGGATTCACGCGCGAACGCGTGGGCGACCTGCCGACGGAGCTGGTGCCGCATTTCTTCCGTTCGCTGTGCGAGAGCGCCGGACTCAATCTCAATCTGCGCGTGCAGGGCGAGAACGACCACCACAAGGTCGAGGCCTGTTTCAAGGCGGTCGCACGTGCGTTGCGCCAGGCAGTGAAACGAGAGGGCAGCGATCTGCCCAGCACCAAGGGAACGCTGTAG
- the hisC gene encoding histidinol-phosphate transaminase has product MSAMLDSTAPPSGPLTLLREDLRDFGGYRSARSERLQGRIWLNANESPWANPADADGALRRYPDPQPQALREALAALYGCTPEQLLVGRGSDEGIDLLVRAVCRPGGDAIVVSTPTFGMYAVSARLHGTRVIDVPLREADGAWQCDLAAIGDVALEQGARIVFLCSPGNPTGALIPLDGIAALASRLEGRALLVVDEAYLEYALAPSALTLMQSHRNVVVLRTLSKAHALAAARIGSVIADAELIEALRRCQAPYPLPSACVDEAFRALAADAVATTRARVATVRDERESLWRALGGLPGVRRAYPSTANFVLVRFEDAQDAFERLLAAGVVVRDMRAARGLGDALRISIGTPEQNTAVLSALSGGRA; this is encoded by the coding sequence ATGAGCGCCATGCTCGACAGCACCGCACCACCGTCCGGTCCGCTGACGCTGCTGCGCGAGGACCTGCGCGATTTCGGAGGGTACCGTTCGGCGCGCAGCGAGCGCTTGCAGGGACGCATCTGGCTCAACGCCAACGAATCGCCGTGGGCGAATCCTGCCGATGCCGACGGTGCGTTGCGGCGCTATCCCGATCCACAACCGCAGGCGCTGCGTGAAGCCCTTGCTGCGTTGTACGGCTGCACGCCGGAACAGTTGCTCGTCGGGCGCGGCAGCGACGAGGGCATCGATCTTCTCGTGCGTGCCGTGTGCCGCCCGGGCGGTGACGCCATCGTCGTCAGCACGCCGACCTTCGGCATGTACGCCGTCAGTGCACGCCTGCACGGCACGCGCGTCATCGATGTGCCGCTGCGCGAGGCGGATGGCGCATGGCAATGCGATCTGGCCGCCATCGGCGACGTCGCACTGGAGCAAGGGGCGCGCATCGTCTTCCTGTGCTCGCCCGGCAACCCGACCGGTGCGCTGATCCCGCTCGATGGTATCGCCGCACTCGCGTCGCGGCTGGAAGGTCGCGCGCTGCTCGTGGTGGACGAGGCCTATCTCGAGTACGCACTGGCCCCGTCCGCGCTGACGCTGATGCAGTCGCATCGCAATGTCGTGGTGCTGCGAACGCTGTCCAAGGCGCATGCGCTCGCCGCGGCGCGCATCGGAAGCGTGATCGCCGATGCCGAACTGATCGAAGCGCTGCGTCGCTGCCAGGCACCGTATCCGTTGCCTTCCGCCTGCGTGGACGAAGCGTTCCGCGCACTGGCCGCGGATGCGGTCGCAACCACCCGTGCCCGCGTGGCCACCGTGCGCGACGAGCGTGAGTCGCTGTGGCGGGCGCTTGGCGGACTCCCCGGCGTACGTCGCGCATACCCGTCCACGGCCAACTTCGTGCTCGTCCGGTTCGAGGATGCGCAGGACGCATTCGAGCGCCTGCTCGCTGCCGGCGTGGTCGTGCGCGACATGCGCGCCGCGCGCGGGCTGGGCGATGCGCTGCGCATCAGCATCGGTACCCCGGAGCAGAACACTGCCGTCCTGTCGGCATTGTCGGGAGGCCGCGCATGA
- a CDS encoding YerC/YecD family TrpR-related protein codes for MKRRPLETERSEANLAFLASALLSLRTAEEVQAFLADLCTPAELEAMGDRWRVVPLLQEGVPYREIHDRTQVSVTTIGRVARTLERGEGGYRLAAARLAAPESSESPA; via the coding sequence ATGAAGCGACGTCCCCTGGAAACCGAGCGGAGCGAGGCGAACCTGGCCTTCCTGGCCTCGGCGCTGCTGAGCCTGCGCACGGCCGAGGAGGTGCAGGCGTTCCTCGCGGACCTGTGCACCCCGGCCGAACTGGAAGCCATGGGCGACCGCTGGCGCGTGGTGCCGCTGCTCCAGGAAGGCGTGCCTTACCGCGAGATCCACGACCGCACGCAGGTCAGCGTCACCACCATCGGCCGTGTCGCCCGCACCCTGGAACGGGGTGAAGGCGGCTACCGCCTCGCGGCGGCTCGTCTGGCCGCCCCCGAATCCTCCGAGTCCCCCGCATGA
- a CDS encoding D-hexose-6-phosphate mutarotase: protein MTHSIEPFTRDDRPCLRLVRSDGASAEVSLHGAQVLSWKTSPDRERLYLSPNASRSAGGAIRGGIPVVFPQFAGRGPMIKHGFARLLEWQPGEMNVEEAPTAILELVDGEQTWPLWPHRFRARLQVSLTPSSLTVQLEILNRGEEAFEFTTALHTYLRVRRLPGVSLTGLESHAFEDSARGAVTTAATHVPVRFEGEVDRVYPDAPHALTLHDDERVLGIEAEGFRDTIVWNPGATLAASIGDLGAGEHLRFVCVESGTVVAPVRLAPGERWRGVQRLSERTGA from the coding sequence ATGACGCATTCCATCGAGCCGTTCACACGCGACGATCGCCCGTGCCTGCGTCTGGTCCGATCCGACGGCGCCAGCGCGGAAGTCAGCCTGCACGGCGCGCAGGTGCTGTCGTGGAAGACTTCGCCCGATCGCGAGCGCCTGTACCTGAGCCCGAACGCCAGCCGCAGCGCCGGCGGCGCGATCCGTGGCGGCATTCCGGTCGTGTTTCCACAGTTCGCTGGCCGCGGCCCGATGATCAAGCACGGATTCGCGCGCCTGCTGGAATGGCAGCCGGGGGAGATGAACGTCGAGGAGGCACCCACCGCGATCCTCGAACTGGTCGACGGCGAACAGACGTGGCCCCTGTGGCCGCACCGCTTTCGAGCGCGCCTGCAGGTATCACTGACGCCATCGAGCCTGACGGTCCAGCTGGAAATCCTGAACCGCGGCGAGGAAGCCTTCGAATTCACCACCGCACTGCATACCTACCTGCGGGTGCGCCGCCTGCCCGGCGTGAGCCTGACTGGCCTGGAATCGCACGCGTTCGAGGACTCCGCACGCGGCGCCGTGACGACAGCCGCGACCCACGTACCGGTCCGCTTCGAGGGCGAGGTGGACCGCGTGTATCCCGACGCCCCGCACGCACTGACATTGCACGACGACGAGCGCGTGCTGGGAATCGAAGCCGAAGGCTTCCGCGACACCATCGTGTGGAACCCGGGCGCCACGCTCGCCGCGTCCATCGGCGATCTGGGCGCTGGCGAGCACCTGCGCTTCGTCTGCGTGGAATCGGGCACCGTCGTGGCGCCGGTACGCCTGGCTCCCGGCGAGCGCTGGCGGGGCGTGCAGCGACTGTCCGAACGCACGGGCGCGTAG
- the hisG gene encoding ATP phosphoribosyltransferase has product MSPTPNTPVRDRLRIAIQKSGRLAEPARALLASCGLSWRESRDRLFCYGESLPIDLLLVRDDDIPGLIADGVCDLGIVGRNVLEEQGSERASLDRAPAFREYRALGFGGCRLDIAVPDGWDWQGPQQLDGKRIATSYPALLSRWLKAQNVDAQVVLLSGSVEIAPRLGQAEAICDLVSSGATLSANQLKPVTTLLQSEAVLAGPADALDATRGELADLLQRRLDGALRIRHSKLLLFQASRRVLPDLLPLLPDAETPTVMRLDDGDDLALQALCHGAVTWQRLEELKRAGARGLMVLPVEGMLA; this is encoded by the coding sequence ATGAGCCCGACCCCGAACACGCCGGTCCGCGACCGGCTGCGCATCGCCATCCAGAAGTCCGGCCGCCTGGCCGAACCCGCCCGCGCGCTGCTGGCCTCCTGCGGACTGAGCTGGCGCGAGAGCCGCGACCGCCTGTTCTGCTACGGCGAAAGCCTGCCCATCGACCTGCTGCTGGTGCGCGACGACGACATCCCCGGCCTCATCGCCGACGGCGTGTGCGACCTGGGCATCGTCGGCCGCAACGTGCTGGAAGAGCAGGGCAGCGAACGCGCCAGCCTGGATCGTGCACCGGCCTTCCGCGAATACCGCGCGCTCGGTTTCGGCGGTTGCCGTCTGGACATCGCCGTGCCCGACGGCTGGGACTGGCAAGGTCCGCAGCAGCTGGACGGCAAGCGCATCGCCACCAGCTATCCGGCATTGCTGTCGCGCTGGTTGAAGGCGCAGAACGTGGACGCGCAGGTGGTGCTGCTGTCGGGCTCGGTGGAAATCGCGCCGCGCCTGGGGCAGGCCGAAGCGATCTGCGACCTGGTATCCAGCGGTGCCACGCTCTCGGCGAACCAGCTCAAGCCGGTGACCACGCTGCTGCAGAGCGAAGCGGTGCTGGCCGGCCCGGCCGACGCACTCGACGCCACGCGCGGTGAACTGGCCGACCTGCTGCAGCGCCGCCTCGATGGCGCGCTGCGCATCCGTCACAGCAAGCTGCTGCTGTTCCAGGCGTCGCGCCGCGTGCTGCCGGATCTGCTGCCGCTGTTGCCCGACGCCGAAACCCCGACCGTCATGCGCCTGGACGACGGCGACGACCTGGCGTTGCAGGCGCTCTGCCACGGCGCCGTGACGTGGCAACGCCTGGAGGAACTCAAGCGCGCCGGTGCGCGTGGACTGATGGTGCTGCCTGTGGAGGGCATGCTGGCATGA